In Glycine max cultivar Williams 82 chromosome 4, Glycine_max_v4.0, whole genome shotgun sequence, the genomic stretch ATCAAAAGTTGATGGCAGAACAAGGTGAACCCTTCAATGATCCTGAACGGTATAGGAGATGATAACGactaattatgagtatattttgggattaaattatataggaatttgtaattttttcctcataattttttctttttgagcatataattgttaaattattatcatttaagtttttttgcaaagaatattaaaagtgatgaatttatgatgcttagtgagtaaaataaagttaattaaggaaatagagctaattaaggaaaacaagctaattgaggaaagcaaagttaattaaggaaagaagactAATAGAGGAAAGCAAGACTAATCAAGGGAAGTAGACTAATTGAGGAAAGCATggttaattaaggaaagaagaataattaagaaaagcatgattaattaaggaaagtaaagtCGGGCTTAGTGCAAGAAGTCCACTAAtctgcacctataaaagaagaagaggaaagaaggaaaagacacaTAGAAATTCCAACAGAATACAATTCGTTGCAAAGGCTAGAAGGAGAAGCAAGTATAGGGAGCCATTCCTTCCCTCAattccctttcttatctttttctccTTTACTAAATATTCCCCTCTTCCAATTGTAAAGTctccatgacaatgagagactaaacccccttcttgatgtaatttctctttctatctatttatgaatattacatttacattatcttttcttgtgcttaatattattgtttgtggcttgatcactcaTTTGCATGATAAGTTTTAGAGGTAGCGACGCGttgaaaaacattattttctaatagaactggaaaagagtatctaaataaagttATCACTAGGGAtagattgatatttgtttagcctgttatacatctctattcttaatgcaatttactaaTTTTAGCTCTATAAAGGGATttaggagagaaaatagataaattagactcTTTCATGTGGGGGAtcaaagttagagtatactagtagatgcaggtgtaaattgaaataattataaatagagaaaaatcattaacagtACATCAAGGAGTAGCTCTAGTAGACTAAgtttccaacattctcatcttttgaatttccttctacaataatattggattttctcatcttttctgtctttaattaattaatttaaattcttgtttaatttctcctcttatttgatttaattttctgccaatttaaattactatttttctacaacctttccaaatctttttattaatcaaatattaatctacataagtacaaacaaagtccctgtggataCAATACTCAGACTTCCGTtctaactttactacttgagacGCATTGGTAAACTTGTCAATCCATCAACAGGGGACTAATTTGGAAAACTCATTTATCTTACAATCACTAGACCTGACATCTCTTTTGTAGTTGGGGTAGTTAGTCAATTTATGCAAGCTTTTCACACTAATCACTGGAATGTTGTAATTCGCATTCTTAGGTACATTAAAAGGACTCCAAGACAGGTATTGTTGTATGAAGACAAGGGAAACACCCATGTTACTAGGTACTGTGGTAATGACTGGGCAAGCTCTCCTATAGACAGGCGCTCTACTACTGGATATTGTGTGTTCATAGGAGGAAATCTGATTTCTTGGAATAACAAGAAACAAAATGTTGTTGCCTGGTCTAGTGCAGAAGTTGAATATAAGGCCATGGCTTCAGCCGCTTGTGAACTAATGTGGGTCAAACAACTTCTCCAGGAACTTAAATTTTGTGAAGTTCAGCAGATGCAACTATATTGTGATAATCAACACTTCATATTATTTCTAACCCAGTATTCCATGAAAGAACCAAACACATAGAAATTGACTACCACTTTGTTCAAGAGAAGTTGTTGGCTAAGGAAATTAATACTGAAAAAATTAGCTCTAATGATCAAATTGCAGATATTTTGACCAAGTCATTGAGGGGACCTAGGATTCAATTTTTAGGCTCCAAGCTCGGTGCATATGATTTAAATGTTCCAGCTTGAGGGGGAATGTTAGAAAATAGGTTATTATGTCCCTATTGTACTAGGCTactgttcttttttttatacttttttgtaTATTCTCTGTTCTGAGCTCTCTGTAAAAGTTTCCTTTGTAAGCTAAGTTTGATATATAAGAGAAGCTGAGTGAGAAAACACTCAAGCATTTCATCCAAAATATCTCTCATTAATTCAAGTGAAATAAATTCAAGGATTAACTTGTACAACTAATTAGTAGACAGATAAATTTAAGAACTAAGCTCTGAGACGGGAATAATTCCAAGTAATCAGTTACCTGTTTACTCTTTCTAAATTAGATCTGACTTATTAAATAAAGAAGTTTcacagtttcttactaagtcaccttgacaaaaaaaaataggagtTTTCCTTCTCAATAAAGAAACATAATGCCCTCATTTTAGGGtggtataaaaaagaaaataagaaaacaacttAGCCATAAATACTTGGGATCAACttaaaaggaccattttcctaAGATGATCTGGACTTAGCACACTAATTTTCTCATCTCCACTAATGTTAGGTGATCTACTTTCTTCTACCATTTTTGGTCTCTATCTAGTTATATTTAGTGTCCCTGCATTACTATTTTGCTCCAATTCCTTTGTATCTTATAGACTATTCTATATTCAATCAGTGAGACTCGCGACAGATATATTATAGTTGTtcaaaatttcttcatttttctttaagcACAAACCTTTTACACAAATAATATCTGAGGACATATAGCAATAATATTCTACATAAACTAACAAAACAAACTACAGTGATGAGAGGACTGAATGAAAGATTGATATATGCACAAACAGGAAAATAAGAGCAACAGACTGATTAACCAGTTGACTGCAGGGAGGGGGGGTAGAAGAGAGCAAGAAAACATACCAGCAGTCACCAAGCATACCCAAGACTGCTCCTAGCTGTGAACATAACTCTGAAGTGTTACCAACTTTTTCTAACTGATCACGAATGTCTTCTGCACAGAAGTTGAGTCTTGATTTGGCACTTTCTAAATTCTGAGCACGGAATGCCTGTTTTTGGATTCCATATAGCAAAATACTCATTATCAAGAGGTGGAACCAAATCAACAAAGTTTAAAATGTAACTTAGTAAACAAATGGCAGTAGCTGCAGCAGAGCAACAGTTATTAAGTATTAACATCAATATCTCTCCCGGATAAAGATATTTTCCAACACATCTAATCATGCATACCAGTACATCACTATCAAGAATAATTAACATCATTGCCAATTACATTAAGGAAAAAAGTTTTCAAGGATCTTTATCTTTCTCcgtttaattattcatatataaagatttaacattaacatttaaaaagacCAACCTACCCTCATAGCCTGTTGCACCAAGAAAGAACCTCTTTCCAAAGACACATCCTCATATATGACCTGTTTACTCTCTGCTgcttcttctcctttgtctgCACTAACAGACCTTTTGATCCTAGCATGACCTTCAATAAAGCGATCAACTACACCTTGAAGATTAGCATCAGGCTCGATCTTCACAATATCAGCCCCACATAACGGGCAGTCCTTAAAGCGCGATATGCATGCTCTAATTTCAGACAAGTAGATTATGAGaaatgaactaaaaatataGTATGCAATGCATCATATATTCAAGAAATAAGCATGGGACGTAATACATACTTGCAGAAAACATGAGAACAAGGTACACATTTGCTGGTGTCAAATAAAAGTGCTTGGCACACCGTACAGCTAAGAGGACCAATCTTAAACGACTGTGAATCATATCCAAAAGGGCACTTTGGTGAGGTACTAGCTGAGTCATTAACCTCTTTCTTCACCTTACTCTCAGACTCAGCCTGATGTTTCATAGAGTTTTCGCCAGATTTCTTAGAGGCATTGTTATCATCGGGGCGAGCAGCTTTGACAAAGGGGCAAACTGGTGTCATATTCATCAAGAACAAGAACCTGCCAAAGCATCAAACAAACATCTTTGCATTCAATCACCCTTtcgttttaatttattttaagtgaaACTTCCTAAACAAGTAACAGTTATCCTAACCATTATTCTAAGAACAATTATTAaggaaacaacaaataaaaagtttttataaGAAATCATGGTACATGAATTGATAACATTATTCCTACACAttccaataaaatttcatttgtgATTCCTTTTGGTGTATTTGGTAGGAAGGAATGAAATACTACTCCAGATTTAAATCCTATTAATTTTCTACATGAAGGAActtaataattcaattttaaatctttatttttactGCAAAGACAACATCTAAGGAAAAATCCCTCATACCTTGGAAGTAATAAAAAGCGAAAAATTGCATCACAAATGAACTTAAAAATTCTGCACACCCTCCCTTGTTCCCCAATTATTCTAGAATCATCTATTTTTCCAACTGGGTACATTGAatcaaaatcaagattcaattttttcaaCAGATAAAATTACCCTTTTGTTTATTTCGAGAATTAAAAAGGATGGAAATATTATTACAGGATCGAGCGAAAAGAGATATAGAGAAGTAACTGGAAGTTGCAAAGAACGACGTCGTCGCAGCCTGTTTGGTGGTACTTtgtaattcttcttcttccttcgtcTTTGGTTGAGtgtgtgagagaaaaaaaatgtggatGATGATGGTACAGTTAGACGAACTTATCGTTTATATTTGAGTTTATAGTCCCTCATTTATTGTGCATTTCTAGACGggtcataatttatttattttagatttcaaacttaaatatacttttaatcttttaaaattgagaTCTATGTACTTTtcagattaaaatttatatttattaatcttCAAAATCGTGAAATGCCCTCTTTAGTCCTTATTGATTGATTTGTAACGGTTCATATACACAATTCTGacgatttttttattacatgatagactaaaaaatatttcatgaatttgaaaaacgatacaaatttcaatttgagaattaaaaaaataaaaccctaaattaagactaaaaatatatttaaaatatttattttagtaaatcttaaataatttattagttcTATAATATATgagtattttgtttttagtcttttttatctccattatttttttgtttaattatgatttctatCATTTGATTTATCCATCAAAtttaacagaaaaaaataaataaactaaaataaaataaaaaataaaattataaggaacaaaaattaaaagggcagtaaaaaaaatctttatattatagGGGACTAAATAACTATTTAGGCcaactttataaaaattaaacattcaaACACTACAAATGTACTAATGggtagaagaaaaattaaacctGCAAATTAAATGTACTAGTaatcaacaaaaattataaaaattaaattttaaacatacaACTTCATagaaatcatgaaattatggtttaatttttgtaatattttttttatggtcaCCAGTACATTCgttgtatgataatttttttctctctcccatTAGTACATTTGTAGTATTTGGAAATTAAGGGCACGTTTACtttgcaaaaaaacaaaactttttttaattttttcacttttaattacaaaattattaccttatttttcatatttttttattagtgggAATCACATaacgaaagaaaagaaaaaaaaaaaaaaaaaaaaaaaaaaaaaaaaaaagcgagACTAACTATCCCTGAGGTACAAAATTGTTTGTTGATGCTTATTTTTAATATGTCTCCCGTTTTTAAAGATTTGTACaaaaataactcaaaataacttcttcttttttgtgtgttttgatGGTTCTTGTACAAATTTTTGAAAGCATGAaacaaattgtaaaaaatgtgagaattttgtaattaaaagtgaatacagataatgaaaaataaaagttaacgaaccttaatttttataaattaagctTAAATAGTTGTTTAATTCATacaatataagattattttcattttaatcctattaacttttttttattttggtcattataattttctgtttttctaCGTTGGTATGTACcaaaaataatctaataattattagattaaagatatttaaatatatcttttagtaaagaaaaaaatagattaaattgttttaatatattagatttttatttttattttgaaaagatgttattataataatatattatattggttaaagataatagaaataatagataaagaaagatcGGTTTAACAAATTTCAAATTACGTACAATTCTTATATCCAGTGGTAGTTTCTTCTCTTagaatcatatatataaatggtCTCTCTTGGTATTAGTGGATTGCTCAAGGactaagaaagagaaagaaagtggAGAAATTATTTCAACGCAATTAGTATAGGAGAAGAAGAACAACGAAGAGCATAAATTTCTTGCATCAAGagataagtaaaatatttttttctaaacatcCATGGTATGAATTCTTGACAatgtgttttatatatatatatatatatatatatatatatatatatatatataatctaaaggactttatcatttaattaatgaatatataatttaacctttaGAATCCGAACTAATTTGTATATATGTATTATGTTCTAGCCATTAAATATTATACGCCTTAGTTATTATAGTACATATATAATTGTTGTTATATATGTGGTTTCatattattaattgattttattattattgaggtGTGATTTTGAGAATTACTATTGGATGCACAAAATTAGGAAATTTGATGGTAGTTTTTTTAGAATGgtattcttataattttgtgAGTTGATCATCACCTCCTGAGAAGGGATTATTATGtacattttattatgatattataATGTTAAATACCTCAATCTGGGATGagaatgatatttatttatagatatccCCATCCAAGATAGGGAAGGGATTCTAGATACCTCCATCTATGATGGGAAAGACACTAGGACGGAATTGCATGGAATATGAACTCATAGACCCTTTGAAAAATATGAGATCAACACTAGTTTCGAGAACCAAAGAATTGAGTCTTGTGATTTTGGGAATCACTAAATTGTGAGGCGATGAGGTGTTtgcatttatttaaatattttatctatttagaATGTCATGAATTgttataatatgatttttattggagagcatatatatatatatatataatcctaTTTTAAATTCGTTGTGGATATCATGGTTGGTTTTTTGGATTACCGTGCcggttaaaaataacattatttgtgAACTccttttagttgttttattcaTTGAGATTATCATCTTAGTTACATTCGTTGAGGAAGAAGTTGCTGGGTTTGAAGAGACTTAAGACATAGTTTTATTAGttacatttattttagtttGGTTAGTACTTCAGAATAAGACGCTGGATGCGGCtacttttgttatatttttagcGTTAATTTAGTTTAGATACCCATGTTTTGAGGATAATGTTTTCTTTATGAAAAGATTCGCTTATttgacttattttattatacatgaggtatttttaaaactattataattttGGGATTTCATATTCTTTTTGGTATATTTTAGTACAGGTTGTTATTGTAACGAATGGTGTTACattatggtatcagagcagttTGATCCTAAATAGAATTGTGGTAATGGGTTATTTTCAAAAGATCAAATATGGACACATAGGACTGCTTATTAGAGTTATAAATGACATGCTATTCTTTTAGATATTGGACTTGATCAACCCAGTGTTTGATTGGTGGTATGCAAATTTATGGCACCTAATAGGCAAAGGGAAAATGTAAATGATGCACTTGCAACGAACATGGCTCGAATGACCAAAGTTATGTAAGCACAGACGGAGGCTGTCTGTCAAATGAATAGGAATGGAAGTAGAGTCTTCACCAACTTGATTTTGCCTCTGAACCCTCAATACACGAGGTTACCAAAATTTCATAAGAATGATCTGCCATTTTTCTATGGCAACGTAGATCTTGTGGAAGCAAAAGAATGGCTCCAAAagctaaataaaatttttagagTCATGAGATGTGATCATGTGCAGAAGGTGGACTTTGCCACCTACATGCTGGAGTCTGATGCAGAGCATTGGTGGAAAAACACACGAGGGAGTTTGGCAACTCGAGGAGCTCTTATCACTTGGGAGGAGTTCAAGGAAGTTTTTTTGGGGAAGTACTTTCCTCACAATGTTTGTATCCAAAAGGAGACCGAGTTCCTCCAACTTTAGCAGGGAAATATGACCATTGTCGAGTACGTGGCTAAGTATGAGAGCCTAGTGAGGTTTTCTCATTATTTGAAGGATAATTCTCAAGATTATTGGAAGGTTATCAAGTTTGAAGAGGGCTTGAAACCAGAGTAATAGAGTTCTATCAACATCTTGGAGATTAGAGATTATCCTACCCTAGTGAACAAATGTCGCATAACAGAGCAGAAAATGCAAGCAGTGAGGGATCATAGATCTAAGGAGAAGGCTAGCTTTGATGGGAAGAAATTCCATAGCAAGGATGACAAGTTTCAAAAGCAGTTGTGACCTGTGCCCATCATCAATAAAGGAAAATATGTGCAAAGAGTTAGGACTGACAAAGGTGTCGGACGTTAGTGGTGTGGCTTGATTTATGGAGATCATCCCTGTCCCACAGCACAGACCACTTGCTACAAATGTGAGAAAGTGGGACACTATGCTAGAAGTTGTAGGGGTGAGGGACAACCCAACCAAGGCCACATAACTAGGGGAGAGTCTTTACACTCCAAGGGGAAAAGGTGAAGGAGTCTGATGGTTTGATTCAAGGCATGggctttattaaataaataaaaataattatattatttgattcAGGAGTGACACATTCGTTCATATTTCTTGATTGTGTGAAATATTCAGCCTTCCCTTTTTTCTAAATTGCCTTTTGATTCGAGTGTTGCTACTCTTGCAAAAGTGAAGCTTGTTACTTCTATTGCTTGCTTTAATTGTCCTTTAGTGTATCACGGTGTGACTTCTCTTGTTAATCTTATATGCTTGCCTTTGTCTGGTTTGGATGTCATACTTGGTATGAATTGGTTGTCTTCAAATTGTGTTGTCATAAATTGTTCAGATAAAACTATTTCCATTGCTAAACAACCAATATCAATTGATTCTTCTATCTCCAATTCCATTGTTTCTATTGTTGCCTGCCTTAAGTCTTTAGTTGAGGGGGCTCAAGGATACATCCTTTTGTTCTCTACTAAAGTAGAGGTTGAAAGAACGTGTTAGCTATACCTGTAGTGTGTGAATTCTAAGATTTTTTTCTTGGGGAAGTCTCTATTTTGCCTCCAAACAGGGAAGTTGAGTTTAACATAGACCTTGTACCTGGGAGTGGACTTGTATTAGTAGCACCTTATAGGATGTCACCTCTAGAGTTGAGTGAGCTTAAGAAACAATTAGAAGAAAAATGGAAGCATGATATTATGTGAGCACAAAGTGTCTATCAAGAATAAGTATACATTGCCTAGGATAGATGACCTTTTAGATCAATTGCGTGGAGCGTCAGTGTTCTCTAAGATAGACTTAAGGTCACGATATCACCAAATTAGAGTCAAGAGTGAAGACATTCCTAAGACTGCCTTTAAGACAAGGTATGGGCACTACGAGTATGTAGTAGTGCCTTTTGGTGTGACTACTGCTCCAATTGTGTTTATGGATTACATGAACTAGATCTTTAGGCCATTCTTGGACAATTTTGTGGTGGTGTTCATAGATGATATCTTGATATACTCTAAAACACCGGAAGACCATGAAGGGTATTTGAAGGtagtattgcaaattttgagGGACGAGCACTTGTATGCCAAGCTAGAAA encodes the following:
- the LOC100813258 gene encoding protein NCA1, translating into MNMTPVCPFVKAARPDDNNASKKSGENSMKHQAESESKVKKEVNDSASTSPKCPFGYDSQSFKIGPLSCTVCQALLFDTSKCVPCSHVFCKACISRFKDCPLCGADIVKIEPDANLQGVVDRFIEGHARIKRSVSADKGEEAAESKQVIYEDVSLERGSFLVQQAMRAFRAQNLESAKSRLNFCAEDIRDQLEKVGNTSELCSQLGAVLGMLGDCCRAMGDASSAVAYFEESVQFLSKLPKDDLEITHTLSVSLNKIGDLKYYDGDLQAARSYYFKSLNVRRDAVKHNSNVPSQVLDVAVSLAKVADVDRNLGDEKLATDGFQEAIDLLESLTLKSEASGLEQRRQSVIDFLRSQLPDKQEQAEATV